The Congregibacter litoralis KT71 genome contains a region encoding:
- a CDS encoding LLM class oxidoreductase encodes MYQEGSLTLGLFFAIESYPGAIPEMDMAQQIRTAQLAEAHNFAALYFRDVFLNVPSFGDVGHIHDLWPFMGYVTAQTSRIALATGSVITTLRHPLLVAKAAASIDRLSNQRLVLGIATGDRPTEFPAFGQTMDARATLFQEALTVLRQAWREDFPEISTPRVNLSGADTLPKPALRDIPVMVTGHSRQSVEWIAEHGDGWLYYPQNIAQQAMTIKNWRSLTPRFKPFTQSFYIDLSENPDEPPSPIFLGFRAGHRFFTDYFSRLRDIGVNHIGLNLKYATRPAHEIVQELGEHVVPHFPAHATAHLEEAQDAARS; translated from the coding sequence ATGTATCAGGAAGGAAGCCTGACGCTGGGTCTTTTCTTCGCCATCGAGTCCTACCCTGGCGCCATTCCTGAGATGGACATGGCACAGCAGATTCGCACGGCACAATTGGCTGAAGCTCATAACTTTGCAGCCCTTTACTTCAGGGATGTATTTCTCAATGTCCCGTCTTTTGGCGACGTGGGTCACATCCATGACCTGTGGCCATTCATGGGCTACGTCACGGCACAGACGTCGCGCATCGCGCTCGCAACTGGCAGCGTCATCACCACTCTGCGTCATCCCTTGCTTGTGGCCAAAGCAGCAGCCTCGATCGACCGCTTGTCAAATCAGCGCCTGGTGCTAGGTATCGCCACGGGTGATCGGCCAACAGAGTTCCCGGCCTTCGGTCAGACAATGGATGCGCGAGCCACGTTGTTCCAAGAAGCATTGACTGTGTTGCGTCAAGCCTGGCGTGAGGACTTCCCGGAAATCTCCACGCCCCGAGTGAACTTGTCGGGTGCAGATACGCTGCCGAAACCGGCGTTGAGAGACATTCCCGTGATGGTGACTGGTCATTCACGCCAGTCGGTCGAATGGATTGCCGAGCATGGGGATGGCTGGCTTTACTATCCCCAAAATATCGCGCAGCAAGCCATGACAATCAAGAATTGGCGGTCGCTGACACCAAGATTCAAACCCTTCACGCAATCCTTCTATATTGACCTGTCGGAGAATCCCGATGAACCCCCATCGCCCATCTTCCTCGGGTTTCGGGCTGGTCACCGATTCTTTACTGACTACTTCAGCCGCTTGCGCGATATTGGGGTTAATCATATTGGCCTCAACCTGAAATACGCGACACGTCCGGCGCATGAGATTGTTCAGGAACTTGGCGAGCATGTCGTACCGCACTTTCCGGCGCACGCTACTGCCCATTTGGAGGAGGCGCAGGATGCTGCACGGTCATAA
- a CDS encoding sugar phosphate isomerase/epimerase family protein: MLHGHKIFAWDLAFTSSAGTYAFDVQCEMLADIGYDGLTYAVWSGSRWETAKRLSTVKDRFGLEVFSVYVVIDLDQGPQHPINAGLLRMLEEMEGVKAVNLGIRTAGHGSNHRKAPDDKVLQDFLGRALEICARRGIDILLYFHLGFWMDHYSIAAQICSVVNHPNLGIVFPSYHWYGYETNAGSPTEGYQAVDPTPALMASTPFMRELTLSGATRSPLGWSRIATFEALDAGELDNFALLGLAKSFGYTGPVGYDGTLVGGNPYSTLKRSYDAMDEMLGLLTKHPGWAKRETHP; encoded by the coding sequence ATGCTGCACGGTCATAAAATTTTTGCCTGGGATCTCGCTTTTACTTCTTCGGCTGGTACCTATGCCTTCGATGTCCAATGCGAAATGCTGGCTGACATCGGTTATGACGGCCTGACCTATGCCGTCTGGTCAGGGAGCCGATGGGAAACCGCAAAGCGTCTATCCACCGTGAAAGATCGTTTCGGTTTGGAGGTCTTTAGCGTGTATGTGGTGATCGACCTGGATCAGGGCCCACAGCATCCCATCAACGCAGGACTCTTGCGGATGCTTGAGGAGATGGAAGGCGTGAAGGCTGTCAATCTTGGAATCAGGACGGCAGGCCACGGTTCAAATCATCGAAAGGCACCGGACGACAAGGTATTGCAGGACTTCCTTGGTCGGGCACTTGAGATTTGCGCACGGCGCGGAATTGACATCCTGCTGTATTTTCATCTGGGCTTCTGGATGGATCATTACTCCATTGCGGCACAGATCTGCTCGGTCGTGAACCATCCGAATCTCGGCATCGTGTTTCCAAGCTATCACTGGTATGGCTACGAAACCAATGCAGGCAGCCCGACGGAGGGCTATCAGGCCGTAGACCCGACGCCAGCGTTAATGGCGTCAACACCCTTCATGCGGGAATTGACTCTCAGCGGCGCAACCCGCAGCCCACTTGGCTGGAGTCGTATTGCCACTTTCGAGGCGCTCGATGCAGGAGAACTCGACAACTTCGCACTTCTTGGACTTGCCAAGTCGTTCGGTTATACCGGCCCCGTCGGCTATGATGGCACATTGGTCGGGGGGAATCCATACAGCACGCTCAAACGCTCCTATGACGCGATGGACGAGATGTTGGGTTTGCTGACAAAGCACCCTGGTTGGGCTAAGCGTGAAACACACCCGTAA
- a CDS encoding flavin reductase family protein, translated as MIEHIYMSQHPLIAAQLRQAMRGVASTVTLITSIAPDGHGHVMIASSFASVSLEPPTVLVCIGQQTRIHGPLLASRRFCINVLRAEQEVLAVHCRSATGTDRFDHEAWRFDEVNGLPYLQGAQASLFCELIEHHAVGTHSVMLASVERVLTSAYADPLVYLDGRFRAIDPTR; from the coding sequence ATGATTGAGCACATCTACATGTCCCAACACCCTTTGATTGCTGCCCAATTGAGGCAGGCGATGCGCGGCGTGGCCTCCACGGTGACGCTAATCACGTCGATCGCTCCCGATGGCCACGGACACGTAATGATCGCCAGTTCATTCGCATCAGTCTCACTGGAGCCGCCCACGGTTCTAGTGTGCATTGGTCAGCAAACCCGTATCCATGGGCCGCTGCTGGCTTCTCGACGGTTCTGCATCAATGTACTCCGCGCAGAACAGGAGGTACTTGCGGTGCACTGCCGTAGCGCCACGGGGACCGACCGTTTCGATCATGAAGCCTGGCGATTTGATGAAGTCAATGGGTTGCCCTATCTGCAAGGGGCGCAGGCTTCGCTGTTCTGTGAGCTGATTGAACACCATGCAGTCGGCACCCACTCGGTAATGCTGGCCAGTGTCGAGCGTGTGCTCACATCTGCATATGCCGATCCACTCGTCTATCTGGATGGCCGCTTCCGGGCCATAGATCCAACCCGTTGA
- a CDS encoding relaxase/mobilization nuclease domain-containing protein, which translates to MTARRDDDFRVRPSAPKNRGKGQGQSFVSKVLKQAGKASGGKSSMRHSAAGGSGARAGQRPGSRLGRGHTAARFAGAKLTSMSRRVTIKTLLVNQRNASPQSLAKHLRYIERDGAGRDGEPGRAYGPQIDDADLDAFKERADDDRHHFRFIVSPEDGAELEELRTYTRHLVNRMEADLGTRLDWVAVDHWNTDNPHTHLIVRGRDDTGKDLIIAGDYIAHGFRHRAAELATEWLGPRTELEIQQTLQREVEQERWTSLDRTLQREAGEDGRVQIERFNEPRLQRQRLLLIGRLQRLQRLGLADETQPGTWAVHADAEKTLRALGERGDIIRTMQRAMSGQPRELAVFEPGDDGRTIVGRVAGKGLADELHDRGYLVIDGVDGKAHYVALNARVELANYPTGAVVEVRGSTEVRAADKNIAALASDGLYRADHHLAIEQGRAKPGRDPQEVVAAHVRRLEALRRAGIVERVADGLWKVPDDLAERGRQNDAQRLGGVAVELKSHLPIERQARVIGATWLDQQLIGGGKGLGDLGFGGETKEALQQRADFLEEQGLAQRRGQRVILARNLLGTLRNRELAKAAKDIAAEIGLAHRPVTDGQRVAGIYRRSLMLASGRYAMLDDGMGFSLVPWKPVIEQRLGQRLAATVRGGGVAWEIGRQRGMGIG; encoded by the coding sequence ATGACCGCCCGCCGCGACGACGATTTCCGGGTGCGTCCGAGCGCCCCGAAGAACCGGGGCAAAGGCCAGGGCCAGAGCTTCGTTTCCAAGGTACTCAAGCAGGCGGGCAAGGCCAGCGGCGGCAAGTCCTCGATGCGCCATTCCGCAGCCGGCGGCAGCGGCGCACGCGCCGGCCAGCGGCCCGGCTCGCGCCTGGGGCGCGGCCATACGGCGGCGCGCTTCGCCGGGGCGAAGCTGACGTCCATGTCGCGGCGCGTGACCATCAAGACCCTACTGGTCAATCAACGCAACGCCAGCCCGCAGTCGCTCGCCAAGCACCTGCGCTACATCGAGCGCGACGGCGCCGGCCGCGATGGCGAACCGGGCCGGGCCTACGGGCCGCAGATTGACGATGCCGACCTCGATGCCTTCAAGGAGCGGGCCGACGACGACCGGCACCATTTCCGCTTCATCGTCTCACCGGAAGACGGTGCCGAGCTTGAGGAGTTGCGCACCTACACCCGGCATCTGGTGAACCGGATGGAAGCCGACCTGGGGACGCGGCTGGATTGGGTGGCAGTCGATCACTGGAACACCGACAACCCGCACACCCACCTGATCGTGCGCGGGCGCGACGACACCGGCAAAGACCTCATCATCGCGGGCGACTACATCGCCCACGGCTTCCGCCATCGCGCCGCCGAACTGGCGACGGAATGGCTGGGGCCGCGCACCGAACTGGAGATTCAGCAGACCTTGCAGCGCGAGGTGGAACAGGAGCGGTGGACGAGCCTCGACCGCACATTGCAGCGTGAGGCCGGCGAGGATGGCCGGGTGCAGATCGAGCGCTTCAATGAGCCCCGCCTGCAACGCCAGCGGCTGCTGCTGATCGGCCGACTCCAACGCTTGCAGCGCCTGGGCCTGGCTGACGAGACGCAGCCCGGCACCTGGGCCGTGCATGCCGACGCGGAGAAGACCTTGCGCGCCTTGGGCGAGCGTGGTGACATCATCCGCACCATGCAGCGCGCCATGAGCGGCCAGCCGCGCGAGCTGGCGGTGTTTGAGCCCGGCGACGACGGCCGCACCATCGTCGGCCGCGTGGCCGGCAAGGGGCTGGCCGACGAGCTGCACGACCGCGGCTATCTGGTCATCGACGGCGTGGACGGCAAGGCCCACTACGTCGCTTTGAACGCCCGCGTCGAGCTGGCGAACTATCCCACCGGAGCCGTGGTGGAGGTACGCGGTTCCACCGAGGTGCGGGCGGCCGACAAGAACATCGCCGCGCTGGCGAGCGATGGCCTGTACCGCGCCGATCATCACCTGGCGATCGAGCAAGGCCGAGCCAAGCCCGGCCGCGACCCGCAGGAGGTCGTCGCGGCCCATGTCCGCCGACTGGAAGCCCTGCGCCGGGCCGGCATCGTGGAACGTGTGGCTGATGGACTATGGAAGGTGCCGGACGACCTGGCCGAACGTGGCCGCCAGAACGACGCACAGCGCCTGGGCGGCGTGGCGGTGGAGCTGAAATCGCACTTGCCCATCGAGCGGCAGGCCCGCGTGATCGGCGCGACCTGGCTGGACCAGCAGTTGATCGGTGGCGGTAAGGGGCTGGGCGATCTGGGCTTTGGCGGCGAGACGAAGGAAGCCTTGCAGCAGCGCGCCGACTTCCTTGAAGAACAGGGGCTGGCCCAGCGGCGTGGGCAGCGGGTGATCCTCGCCCGGAACCTGCTGGGGACGCTGCGGAATCGGGAACTGGCAAAGGCCGCCAAGGATATTGCCGCCGAAATCGGCCTAGCGCATCGGCCCGTCACCGACGGGCAGCGCGTGGCTGGCATCTACCGGCGCAGCCTCATGCTCGCCAGCGGGCGCTACGCGATGCTAGACGACGGCATGGGGTTCAGTCTGGTGCCGTGGAAGCCGGTGATTGAACAGCGACTGGGGCAGCGACTTGCCGCGACGGTGCGCGGTGGCGGCGTGGCGTGGGAAATCGGACGGCAGCGGGGAATGGGCATTGGCTAA
- a CDS encoding S26 family signal peptidase, which yields MTVVSNTGPALRSRSPLSVRILLIVLSVCGLAALAWASFVQPLPRLIYNPSDSVPVGWYRLDPLQHSSDSLSHRLEVGSIVLTTLPPETAELAARRGYLPDHIPLLKRVGAVAPQHVCISADQIRIDGVLVATLLHTDRLGRELQAWPHCRQLQPGELFLLSVTNPASFDSRYFGPVSVSAVIGVASPAWLEKRP from the coding sequence ATGACCGTCGTGTCTAATACTGGCCCCGCATTGCGTTCTCGCTCGCCCTTGAGCGTGCGCATCTTGCTGATAGTTCTTTCCGTCTGCGGTTTAGCTGCATTGGCCTGGGCGTCCTTCGTGCAGCCGTTGCCGCGCCTGATCTACAACCCGTCGGACAGCGTGCCCGTGGGTTGGTATCGCCTCGATCCGCTGCAACACTCGTCCGATTCGCTGTCACATCGGCTGGAAGTCGGCAGCATCGTCCTGACCACATTACCGCCAGAAACGGCTGAGCTCGCCGCGCGGCGTGGTTACCTGCCAGACCACATTCCATTGCTGAAACGTGTGGGTGCAGTCGCACCGCAACATGTATGCATTTCGGCCGATCAGATACGCATCGACGGTGTACTGGTGGCGACTTTGTTGCACACCGACCGGCTTGGCCGGGAGCTACAAGCCTGGCCGCACTGCCGGCAGCTTCAACCTGGCGAACTGTTCCTGTTGAGCGTGACCAACCCAGCGTCGTTTGACAGTCGCTATTTTGGTCCGGTCAGCGTGTCTGCCGTGATCGGTGTTGCGAGCCCTGCCTGGCTGGAGAAACGTCCATGA
- a CDS encoding DUF2840 domain-containing protein has translation MNTQFSATPAASPPPLATLPGQADSAPLTRVSLAYLESRFKLYLRFGEPVRIIRFDRWRRVAGFLPNAIFCRIRWQANDYGTVRWQLMVMQSGLPRDAMQRIPGVKPGARLLLHTQGDHRVRTMLERIDAIEAQDIAPATVPPAYWRTLANRLAARLPLPEYTAERHAAWLAGRALQ, from the coding sequence ATGAACACACAGTTTTCTGCCACCCCGGCTGCATCGCCACCGCCGCTCGCCACGCTCCCCGGTCAGGCCGACAGCGCACCGCTGACGCGCGTCTCGCTGGCCTATCTCGAATCCCGCTTCAAGCTTTACCTGCGCTTCGGTGAACCCGTACGCATCATTCGATTCGATCGCTGGCGGCGCGTGGCGGGGTTCCTGCCAAACGCCATATTCTGCCGCATCCGCTGGCAGGCTAATGACTACGGCACTGTGCGTTGGCAACTCATGGTGATGCAGTCTGGTCTGCCGCGAGATGCCATGCAGCGTATCCCTGGTGTGAAGCCCGGCGCGCGTCTTCTGCTGCACACGCAAGGCGACCACAGGGTGCGCACTATGCTGGAACGCATCGACGCTATCGAGGCACAAGATATTGCACCGGCAACGGTGCCGCCCGCGTATTGGCGTACGCTCGCCAATAGGCTTGCTGCGCGTTTACCGTTGCCCGAGTACACCGCCGAGCGGCATGCCGCCTGGCTGGCCGGGAGGGCGCTGCAATGA
- the parA gene encoding ParA family partition ATPase codes for MIVALLNQKGGVGKTTLATHIAGELALRGQNVILLDADPQGSSLDWTQRRSQQGLPRLFSAVGLARETLHQEAPELARRADHVIIDGPPRIAALARSALLAAERVLIPVQPSPYDLWASAEMMALIREAQMFRPQLTAAFIINRRVSTTVIGREARQALAEQPLPVLRAEVRQRIVFADSVAAGRLARETAPDSIAACEIMALVDELLRWPL; via the coding sequence ATGATCGTTGCTTTGCTCAATCAGAAAGGCGGCGTAGGCAAGACTACGCTCGCTACCCACATCGCCGGCGAACTAGCGCTGCGCGGTCAGAACGTCATTCTGCTGGATGCCGATCCGCAAGGATCATCACTGGACTGGACACAGCGCCGAAGCCAGCAAGGTTTGCCCAGGCTATTCAGTGCCGTGGGTCTCGCCCGTGAGACCTTGCATCAAGAAGCGCCAGAACTCGCCAGAAGGGCCGATCACGTCATTATCGATGGCCCGCCCAGGATTGCCGCCTTGGCGCGCTCCGCACTGCTGGCGGCCGAGCGGGTGCTGATCCCGGTGCAACCGAGCCCCTACGACCTATGGGCTTCTGCCGAGATGATGGCGCTGATCCGCGAGGCACAAATGTTCCGCCCGCAGCTCACTGCGGCCTTCATCATCAATCGGCGCGTCAGCACCACGGTGATCGGGCGTGAAGCACGACAGGCACTGGCCGAACAGCCGTTGCCCGTACTGCGCGCTGAAGTGCGCCAGCGTATCGTTTTCGCCGACAGCGTGGCCGCTGGCCGATTGGCACGCGAAACGGCGCCAGACAGCATCGCCGCATGTGAAATCATGGCGCTGGTGGATGAACTGCTGCGGTGGCCGTTATGA
- a CDS encoding replication initiator protein A, with protein MSSPSLPLRQQREQLDLFRALPAEDMAPRDAQDLMAYPFFSLAKSRRTAPIDFRSGKITIRVEGTQEHGIATIWDADILIWAASQIVEARDAGIQPSRRMQATPYEILRFIGRGTSLRDYQRLKAAFDRLQSTTVATSIRETTGRRLHRFSWINEWKELADANGKPLGIELILPDWFYAGVLDAALVLTIDPTYFRLTGGIERWLYRLVRKHGGRQANGWQFDVPYLYRKSGSLAQPRDFARDLRALVAKQSLPGYELSIERWPGEPEILAFRPVPQTARG; from the coding sequence ATGTCCAGTCCATCGCTGCCACTCCGGCAGCAGCGAGAGCAGCTCGACCTGTTCCGCGCACTGCCAGCCGAGGATATGGCACCGCGCGACGCCCAGGACTTGATGGCCTATCCGTTCTTCTCGCTGGCAAAGTCGCGGCGCACAGCGCCGATCGACTTTCGCAGCGGCAAGATCACCATTCGTGTCGAGGGCACGCAGGAACACGGCATCGCCACTATCTGGGATGCCGATATTTTGATCTGGGCCGCCAGCCAGATTGTCGAAGCCCGCGATGCGGGCATCCAGCCGTCACGTCGAATGCAGGCCACGCCCTACGAGATCCTGCGCTTTATCGGGCGCGGTACGTCGCTGCGCGACTACCAGCGCCTCAAAGCCGCATTCGACCGGCTGCAATCGACCACGGTGGCCACCTCCATCCGCGAGACCACCGGGCGGCGCCTGCACCGGTTTTCCTGGATCAACGAGTGGAAAGAACTGGCCGATGCCAACGGCAAGCCGCTAGGCATCGAGCTGATCTTGCCGGACTGGTTCTATGCGGGCGTACTCGATGCTGCACTGGTATTGACCATCGACCCGACATACTTTCGGCTCACCGGCGGTATAGAGCGCTGGCTGTACCGACTGGTACGCAAGCATGGTGGTCGGCAGGCAAACGGTTGGCAGTTCGATGTTCCTTACCTGTATCGCAAGTCCGGCAGCTTGGCGCAGCCGCGCGATTTTGCCCGCGATCTGCGCGCCCTGGTAGCGAAGCAGTCACTGCCTGGTTACGAGCTGTCCATCGAACGCTGGCCCGGCGAACCGGAGATTCTCGCCTTCCGGCCCGTGCCGCAAACGGCACGGGGATAA
- a CDS encoding helix-turn-helix transcriptional regulator has translation MRPAPLRPAAVTAAAPAQPQRYLTNDEAAEYLRLSPRTLEKQRVIGGGPKFRKFGRRVMYAVADLDAWADARSYEATSDPEYAERHAGDYRDGR, from the coding sequence ATGCGACCCGCTCCTTTACGACCCGCCGCCGTTACTGCCGCTGCGCCCGCGCAGCCACAACGCTACCTAACCAACGACGAAGCCGCCGAATATCTACGTCTGTCGCCGCGTACGCTGGAAAAGCAGCGCGTGATCGGTGGCGGGCCGAAGTTCCGTAAGTTTGGCCGCCGTGTCATGTACGCTGTGGCCGATCTTGATGCGTGGGCCGATGCGCGCAGCTACGAGGCCACCTCCGACCCCGAATACGCCGAACGCCACGCGGGTGACTACCGTGATGGCCGCTGA
- a CDS encoding DUF2285 domain-containing protein: protein MADRSSEYWYPAAAYLYALHLDGPALAWEYLRRHPDYRQDWLRRRRRSDAALRWGLRLLENPAVDAREAHPAWFPDHDAVLQLYPDVDPPLDTEVFTLWRLPGHKHLIHDGRRLILVARWPGACLHFALAPDLADGMAYAYAIRASGTSRARCQVLSASLGKLATVTGIPPVALTGPRPSLAPLLELHTLQALDATLAGASLREVAEGLFGADAVADDWHADSALRARVRRLVRRGNALMRGGYRRLVQLPPVEQGRAAVTAKRP, encoded by the coding sequence ATGGCTGATCGCAGCTCTGAGTATTGGTATCCAGCGGCGGCCTATCTCTATGCTCTGCACTTAGATGGCCCCGCGCTGGCGTGGGAATACCTGCGCCGTCATCCTGACTATCGCCAAGACTGGCTACGCCGTCGGCGCCGGTCGGACGCGGCGCTGCGCTGGGGCTTACGCCTGCTGGAAAACCCGGCGGTGGATGCGCGCGAAGCGCATCCAGCTTGGTTTCCCGATCACGATGCAGTACTCCAACTCTATCCAGATGTCGACCCACCGCTCGATACGGAAGTCTTCACGCTTTGGCGCCTTCCGGGCCACAAGCACCTGATCCATGATGGGCGGCGATTGATACTGGTGGCCCGCTGGCCGGGTGCCTGTCTGCACTTCGCTTTGGCGCCCGACCTGGCCGATGGCATGGCTTACGCCTATGCCATTCGAGCATCCGGCACGTCCCGCGCACGCTGCCAGGTGTTGTCGGCCTCGCTGGGTAAGTTGGCAACCGTCACCGGCATCCCTCCTGTCGCGCTGACAGGACCTCGGCCATCTCTGGCGCCTCTGTTGGAACTACACACCTTGCAGGCACTCGACGCGACCTTGGCCGGCGCGTCATTGCGTGAAGTAGCCGAAGGGCTCTTCGGGGCCGATGCCGTCGCCGATGACTGGCATGCCGACAGCGCTTTGCGCGCCCGCGTGCGTCGACTGGTTCGCCGGGGTAATGCGCTGATGCGCGGCGGCTATCGCCGCTTGGTGCAACTTCCTCCGGTTGAGCAGGGACGCGCTGCGGTTACCGCAAAACGTCCCTGA
- a CDS encoding DUF2958 domain-containing protein, with product MTLLITDAERAQLITNGDSLDPMPVVRLFTPDAHATWLLASLDPADGDTAHGLIDLGIGMPELGTVKLSDLASIVGPHRQPVMRDHYLQPVRRLSEYLRLAEENGSIID from the coding sequence ATGACTCTGCTCATCACCGACGCGGAGCGTGCGCAATTGATCACCAACGGCGACTCCCTGGACCCGATGCCAGTCGTGCGGCTGTTCACCCCGGACGCTCACGCTACCTGGCTGCTGGCCTCGCTCGATCCTGCTGACGGGGACACAGCCCATGGCCTGATCGACCTAGGGATCGGGATGCCTGAGTTGGGAACGGTGAAGTTGTCTGATCTGGCGTCCATCGTCGGGCCGCACCGGCAGCCCGTGATGCGCGATCACTACCTCCAGCCGGTGCGGCGGCTGTCGGAATACCTGCGGCTGGCTGAGGAGAACGGCTCGATCATCGACTGA
- a CDS encoding helix-turn-helix domain-containing protein: MAAEYSLARALKAVRKARGLSQEAFSDVSSRTYMSTLERDLKSPTLSKLAELCEVMEVHPLTLLTLAYTGDSEDQADQLLAQVRQELEEITENNL, encoded by the coding sequence GTGGCGGCAGAGTACTCATTGGCGAGGGCGTTGAAAGCAGTCAGGAAAGCGCGTGGCTTGAGCCAGGAAGCGTTTTCCGACGTGTCGAGCCGTACCTATATGAGCACCTTGGAACGCGATCTGAAAAGCCCGACCCTCAGCAAGCTGGCCGAACTGTGCGAGGTGATGGAGGTGCATCCGCTTACGTTGTTGACGTTGGCATATACTGGTGATAGCGAAGACCAAGCCGATCAACTCCTTGCACAAGTACGGCAGGAATTGGAAGAGATTACTGAAAACAATCTTTAG
- a CDS encoding SIR2 family protein encodes MISISDIYDKDVNFLFGSGASFGLLPTLQLQLSNENGEKFTLEELATKFEQERDRRFVPLFMHYYSTCIRPAEQLTLETATATDSGNQVIENYRTFLTTILEMVKRRKALDRCCNVFTTNYDGCFPLVADQLLKEGHTDFILNDGSRGFTKRILQARNFGSYLCQTGVFGRYQTSIPQINLIHLHGSVYWSKTDGAILVDYDILSKESLLSEDLTTALQQFSDVLDSSTATLEDLQEPDFDDDALSVFWAKYEQMPIVNPTKWKFHETVYEEHYYQMLRLLSYELEKPNAVLITFGFSFADEHILNLVMRSLSNPGLQVFVCCFNTAEYQVMCEKFKGYRNVQCLGIDGETIDFSTFNKKILAWPEASIKTAQPAAEAGSDVIDDGAEASV; translated from the coding sequence GTGATCTCTATCAGCGACATTTACGATAAGGACGTCAATTTTTTGTTTGGCTCAGGGGCTTCATTTGGACTTCTTCCCACGCTGCAACTCCAGTTATCTAATGAGAATGGTGAAAAATTCACGCTAGAGGAACTGGCGACGAAATTCGAGCAAGAACGTGACCGACGTTTCGTTCCGTTGTTCATGCACTATTATTCCACCTGCATCAGGCCCGCAGAACAACTCACGCTCGAAACAGCAACGGCTACCGACTCCGGTAACCAGGTCATTGAGAACTATCGTACTTTTCTCACTACGATTTTAGAGATGGTCAAGCGGCGAAAGGCATTGGATCGCTGTTGCAACGTCTTCACAACGAATTACGATGGATGCTTTCCGCTTGTGGCCGACCAATTGCTCAAAGAGGGGCACACGGACTTTATCTTGAACGATGGTTCGCGTGGATTTACTAAGCGGATATTACAGGCTCGAAATTTCGGTTCTTACCTTTGCCAAACTGGTGTCTTCGGCCGTTATCAAACCAGCATCCCACAGATCAACCTGATCCATCTCCACGGGTCGGTGTACTGGAGCAAAACAGACGGGGCCATCTTGGTCGATTACGATATTTTGTCCAAAGAATCCTTGTTGAGCGAGGATTTGACAACTGCGTTGCAGCAGTTTTCTGACGTTCTCGATAGCTCCACCGCCACGCTAGAAGATTTGCAAGAGCCAGATTTTGATGACGATGCCCTGTCTGTATTTTGGGCGAAGTATGAACAGATGCCCATCGTCAACCCGACTAAGTGGAAATTCCATGAAACCGTGTATGAGGAGCACTATTACCAGATGCTCCGATTGCTCAGTTATGAACTTGAGAAGCCAAATGCAGTACTTATTACCTTCGGTTTTTCCTTCGCTGACGAGCACATCCTCAATCTTGTGATGCGCTCTTTGTCAAATCCGGGACTACAAGTATTTGTATGCTGCTTTAATACTGCTGAATACCAAGTGATGTGTGAGAAATTCAAGGGCTACCGCAACGTCCAGTGTCTTGGCATCGATGGGGAAACCATAGATTTCTCAACGTTTAATAAGAAGATTCTGGCATGGCCAGAGGCATCCATCAAAACGGCACAGCCTGCGGCTGAGGCAGGATCTGATGTAATCGATGATGGAGCCGAAGCAAGCGTATGA